The Mesomycoplasma hyopneumoniae J genome contains the following window.
CTGTCCATAGTCAAATCCTCTACCTAAAACAGAAGCTAGCTCGGTTTCTCAGTTTGTATCCTGGTTTTGGTATTTATTTTTATCTTTGATCTTAATTTCGGATTTTCAAACTTTTAGTTTGCTATCTTCTCTTTCTTGTTGTTCAGGAATTATCGTAATTGTTGCACTTTCATCATCAATTCTTATTTCCATTAATCAAGTTTGACCAAGATAATGTTCAAGTGGTTCGATCTGATTTGGTTTAGTTTGTCTAATATCTAAATTGAAGGTCTCAGCTTCTTTATTTTGGCTATTTTCTTTAGTTTGAGGCGATGAAGATGCACCTGGTTTTGAATCTTCTAAAAGAATAATCTCAGTTGATTTATGTCTAGGAAGATCGGCTACTTGTGGAGGTAAGATCTTATCATCATTAACTGGTTTTGCCCCGATTAGTTTTCAGACTAATTTAAGGTTTTCTTGGTATTTGGTTTTTACTAGTTCAAGATTAGAGAGTCCATATAAAGATTTAAAATGAACATTGGTTGTTGATAAAAGTTTATAGTTTCTTCCTGGAGCTGTCTTTGATCCTTTTATTCCTAAAATTTGTTCAGGTTTAAATGCTAAATATAAAACTCCTTTAGTAAGTGCAGTTTTTCTTAGAGCTTCTTTGGATGCTTGGAAAGTATAAGGATCATTTTTTTGATAGTCATACACAAGTGAAGATTTAAGTCTTAGACCCTGACTTGATTCTTCTGATAAAGGTAGATTATCAAAAAGTTTATGTACCCGATAGGAAGATTTAGTATTATTAATTGAATTAATTGCCGAAACAAATTGCCTTCCTTGAAGATATGGCTTGTCCCCTGTATCTTGTTTATATTCAAGACCGGAAGTTCCATCAAGGAAAATATCAGGAGCATAACGAAGTGATTTTTCAAGGGCAATATTAGTTGCTGATATACCATGTAATTGGAAAAGGGATGCAGCTACTTGAATATTTTCCTTATCAAGTACCCGGAATATAACATTATATGTTCTTTGGGGCGTATTATATCATCTACTAAGTGATAATTTCTGATCTGGGCCAACTTTAAAAGTTTCAAAAATATCAAGATATTTAACAAGATAATCACCAAAGGCTAATTTTTCAGGTTCAATTTCTTTTTCTGTTTGTTCATTGGTTTGATCTTTTTGATCATCTTGAAAAGTTGTTATTTTATGAGTTTGGTATGAAGCTGAAGATGATGCTGCTTGTTGGCTTTGACCTTGTCCAGAATTTGCCTGATTTGTCTGGGAATTTTGAGCAGTATTTTGTGTCCCTGAAGACTCATTAGTATTTGAAGGACTAGTTTCTGAGCTAGTTTGTTTATCTTTTTCTTGGTTTTGAGTTTGAGTTTCAGTTTTTTGCTCAGGGCTTTGAGAATGTTTTTGTTGGTCTTGTTCTTTTTTATCTTCTTGTTTTTCTTGTTGTTTTTGGTTTTGTTTATCTTCTTGTTTTTCCTGTGGTTTTTGGTTTTGTTTATCTTCTTGTTTTTCCTGTGGTTTTTCGTCCTGCTCTGGTTTTTTCTCTTCTTCTAGTGGGGGAAGAACTTCTTCTTTTGGCGGGAGTTTTACAATGGTTATTTCACTAATTGGATTAAGTTTTTCTTGAAGATATTTTTTTGAGGCCTGTTTTTCTTCTTGACTTAGCTCAAAATATTTATCAAGTTTAGCTTGAGCAAAAATCTTGTCAATGTCTGTTGAATAAATTTGGTATTGATTATTTTTATTAATTCCAACTCTGTGGAAATTACCAACTAATTTTTCAAGTTCTTGTTGAATTGGATTACCTTTAATATCAATATCAATTGGATAAGTTCAACCCTTTAATTCATAAGCTGAATAACGAATTTCTGAACTAAATATTGAATTTGCAGCTGCAGCTCCAACTTTAAGATCTAAAGATTTCCCTTGCTCGACTAGTTTTTTACCTTGTTTGTCAAATTCAACATAGTCGCCTATCTCTCCGGCGTCGATATATTGTTTATTTTTTGAATCTACTTCTAATTTAAGATTAGCTAAAGGACTAATTTTTAAATTAAGGCGGATTTTATTTGCATCAATTACATCACCTGCTTGAATCTGACCTGTTTTTTTAGCAAGATCAAACTCTAATTTATAATTTTCATAAGATGATCTTTTATTTCTAAGATCAAACCAAAAATTAATATTATCAGGAAGAATTACTTTTTGGTTTTGATCTTTTAAAAGTGTTCTATAATTTCAACCATGAATTTTTAGAATTTCTTTTAGCTCTGTTTTTGCTTGATCCTCTAAATTAATTGGTTTTTCCTCAGGTTTTGCTTCTGGTTTTGCCTGGGATTTTGTCTTTGGGTTTGTCTCCGGGTTTGCTTGCTCTTGGGTCGCCTTTGTCTCCGAACTAGATTCATTAGAAGAATTACTTGCCTCTGAGGTCTTCGCAGTACTATGTGAGGATTCAGTTTGAGGACTTGCCATTTGTTGGGCCCCATTAGAAGATTGATTATTTGTTGAAGTAGAACCTTGCTCGGTATTAGAATTTGTTGTTGGTGCTGGTGTTTTTGGTGGTGTCTCTGGTGAAGCTTGAATTGTTGCTACATTGTTTTTGCCAGAATCAGAACTTTTACTTTTCTGAGGGCTTTGGCTTGTCTGGCTTGGTTTATAAAGTTCCTCTAAGAATTTTTCTACTTCATTTTGCCCACGAAGTTGATCAAATTTTTCCCTTGAAAAACTTCAAATTACTTCCTGAATTTTTTTTCGCGGATTTTTTCTTAGATATTCATTAATCTGAGGTCTTATAGTTAAATAAGCATTCTGGTTTCTAAATATCTGGCTAAATACTTTATCTTTGATCTCGCCAATTGAAGCAAGCCCGTTTATTGGCAGGATTAGATTTTTTTCCTTCCTATTTTTATCTAATAATTTAAGATGAATTGATGCTGTTCCTGCCTGGTCATCTATATCAAGTTTTATTAATGATTTATCAGAAGAAACTGGTAATAAAGTATATTCATTTGGTAATAAGCCTTGAAGTCCGGAAGCCGCTAGTAATTTAAGGCCACCAAAATCTTTTAGTGTCTCAAGTAATGCTTGATTTAATTTTTCATTTTCAAATACTAATTTTTTCACAGGCTCAATAACTGGGGCTGCAACTTTTGGTGCCTCAGCTGGTTTTTCTTGAGCTGGCTTTTCTTGAGCTGACTTTTCTTGAGCTGGTTTTTCTGCTTCTTTAGGCTTCTCTTGCTTTTGATCTTGTTTTTGTTCTGAGCCTTGAGTGCTTTGCTGATCTTTTCCTTTTTCCTTTTCGGACTTAGATTCCTTTTCTGAGCTTTGACTTGTTTGCGCGGTTTGATCTGTTGAACCTGAGGAACTTCCACCACTGGATCCCCCAGATCCTCCAGATCCGCCCTCTTGTTGTTGTTGTTGTTGAAACTCAGTAATTGAATTAGTTAGTGCTCTAACTTGGATAGTTTTTGTTTCTTGAAAACTTTCTGGGGAAGTTTTTCTTAGATGAGTTAGTAAAACATCTTGGAATTTAATAGAAAAAGCTGAAGGTAGAACTATTT
Protein-coding sequences here:
- a CDS encoding P110/LppT family adhesin N-terminal domain, with the translated sequence MKKQIRNKAIIVLAGLSFIGITAGVGLAVQNSALRSSYLNQFKNDKSATELLSPINDTELSKIISNFSLKENWSKISAGQAFELHKNPLYAFKLTDAIDFSKIDKKFAHLFFNVQVNDNTKVEGNSIRNLTVFVFDAITKKEVATRAFHTSLSGFSSVAKEDFIENFVAESSTYELDKDQLKKNFATEIVLPSAFSIKFQDVLLTHLRKTSPESFQETKTIQVRALTNSITEFQQQQQQEGGSGGSGGSSGGSSSGSTDQTAQTSQSSEKESKSEKEKGKDQQSTQGSEQKQDQKQEKPKEAEKPAQEKSAQEKPAQEKPAEAPKVAAPVIEPVKKLVFENEKLNQALLETLKDFGGLKLLAASGLQGLLPNEYTLLPVSSDKSLIKLDIDDQAGTASIHLKLLDKNRKEKNLILPINGLASIGEIKDKVFSQIFRNQNAYLTIRPQINEYLRKNPRKKIQEVIWSFSREKFDQLRGQNEVEKFLEELYKPSQTSQSPQKSKSSDSGKNNVATIQASPETPPKTPAPTTNSNTEQGSTSTNNQSSNGAQQMASPQTESSHSTAKTSEASNSSNESSSETKATQEQANPETNPKTKSQAKPEAKPEEKPINLEDQAKTELKEILKIHGWNYRTLLKDQNQKVILPDNINFWFDLRNKRSSYENYKLEFDLAKKTGQIQAGDVIDANKIRLNLKISPLANLKLEVDSKNKQYIDAGEIGDYVEFDKQGKKLVEQGKSLDLKVGAAAANSIFSSEIRYSAYELKGWTYPIDIDIKGNPIQQELEKLVGNFHRVGINKNNQYQIYSTDIDKIFAQAKLDKYFELSQEEKQASKKYLQEKLNPISEITIVKLPPKEEVLPPLEEEKKPEQDEKPQEKQEDKQNQKPQEKQEDKQNQKQQEKQEDKKEQDQQKHSQSPEQKTETQTQNQEKDKQTSSETSPSNTNESSGTQNTAQNSQTNQANSGQGQSQQAASSSASYQTHKITTFQDDQKDQTNEQTEKEIEPEKLAFGDYLVKYLDIFETFKVGPDQKLSLSRWYNTPQRTYNVIFRVLDKENIQVAASLFQLHGISATNIALEKSLRYAPDIFLDGTSGLEYKQDTGDKPYLQGRQFVSAINSINNTKSSYRVHKLFDNLPLSEESSQGLRLKSSLVYDYQKNDPYTFQASKEALRKTALTKGVLYLAFKPEQILGIKGSKTAPGRNYKLLSTTNVHFKSLYGLSNLELVKTKYQENLKLVWKLIGAKPVNDDKILPPQVADLPRHKSTEIILLEDSKPGASSSPQTKENSQNKEAETFNLDIRQTKPNQIEPLEHYLGQTWLMEIRIDDESATITIIPEQQEREDSKLKVWKSEIKIKDKNKYQNQDTNWETELASVLGRGFDYGQIGDTTPQASNPQDRVGMTFKGFAVFKGDKLLNDKARLNVRKAFMDQYFKNYS